From Ignavibacterium sp.:
CTTCAATTCTTTTTTCTTCCGGATCTTTATGAACTTCAGGATCAGCCCAGCCATCACTTGGATTTGATTCATAAGTATAAAGCACAGCCATTCTTTCGCCAATGAAAATTCCGAATGTCTGAGGTGGTTTTTTGTCGTGCTCGTGCGTTTTAGGAGCACCATTATCAAACTTGTAATAAATATTAAAGAGTTTGTGTGAAAAAGGAAGTTCGACAAAATCTTTATCAGGAAAAACTTTTTTCATTTCTCTTCTTATAGCTTTATCCATTCCATAATCATCATCAATGTAAAGAAAGCCACCGTTTTCAAGATAAGTTCTTAAGCGTTTTACTTCTTCATCGCTAAATACAATGTTGCCGTGACCAGTTATAAAAAGAAAAGGATAAGAAAAAATTTCATCGCTCTGAATGTCAACAAATTTATATTCAGGAATTGTTTTGATGTTTGTATTTGCTGCAACATACTTCAGCAAATTAACTTCTGCGGAAGGATCATTATACCAATCACCTCCGCCATTGTAT
This genomic window contains:
- a CDS encoding DUF4159 domain-containing protein, which codes for MKKIVPIIILICFQSALAQVKDGFIIARLKYNGGGDWYNDPSAEVNLLKYVAANTNIKTIPEYKFVDIQSDEIFSYPFLFITGHGNIVFSDEEVKRLRTYLENGGFLYIDDDYGMDKAIRREMKKVFPDKDFVELPFSHKLFNIYYKFDNGAPKTHEHDKKPPQTFGIFIGERMAVLYTYESNPSDGWADPEVHKDPEEKRIEALKFGTNIILFALSQ